A region from the Sorex araneus isolate mSorAra2 chromosome 6, mSorAra2.pri, whole genome shotgun sequence genome encodes:
- the LOC129405716 gene encoding olfactory receptor 8K3-like has protein sequence MDRHNLTGLKEFILLGITDRPELQAPLFVLFLIIYMISLVGNLGMVILTKMDPRLQTPMYFFLRHLALTDLGYSTAVGPKMLVNFLVDKNSISYHLCATQLTFFVMFIISELFILAAMSYDRYVAICKPLLYTVIMSQRLCLVLVAIPYLYSTCVSLLVTIKIFNSSFCGYNVVSHFYCDSLPLLSLLCSNTYEIQLIIMSLSAFNLIFTLLVVVLSYLLILIAILRMKSAEGRRKAFSTCGSHLTVVTVFYGTLIFMYVKPKSGHSFDTDKMASIFYTLIIPMLNPLIYSLRNKDVKCALQKMWTKVCSIFS, from the coding sequence ATGGACAGACATAATCTCACCGGGCTCAAGGAATTCATCCTCCTGGGAATCACAGACCGCCCGGAGCTGCAGGCTCCCCTATTTGTGCTCTTTCTCATCATCTACATGATCTCACTGGTGGGCAACCTGGGCATGGTCATCCTCACCAAGATGGACCCCAGGCTCCAGacacccatgtacttctttctCAGACACCTGGCGCTCACGGATCTCGGCTACTCCACCGCGGTGGGACCCAAAATGTTGGTAAATTTCCTTGTAGATAAAAATTCAATTTCATATCATTTATGTGCTACACAGTTGACTTTCTTTGTTATGTTTATTATTAGTGAACTTTTCATCCTAGCAGcaatgtcctatgaccgctatgtggccatctgcaaacctcTGCTCTACACAGTCATCATGTCCCAAAGGCTGTGTCTGGTGCTGGTGGCAATCCCCTATCTCTACAGCACCTGTGTTTCTCTTCTGGTCACTATAAAAATCTTCAATTCCTCCTTCTGTGGCTATAACGTTGtgagtcatttctactgtgacaGTCTCCCCTTGTTATCTTTGCTCTGCTCAAATACTTATGAAATACAGTTGATTATTATGTCTTTATCtgcttttaatttgatttttactcTTCTGGTGGTTGTCTTATCTTATCTGCTCATCCTCATTGCCATCCTCAGGATGAAGTCAGCTGAGGGGAGACGCAAAGCTTTTTCCACCTGTGGATCCCACCTGACAGTGGTCACTGTGTTTTATGGGACTTTGATATTTATGTATGTGAAACCCAAATCTGGTCACTCCTTTGACACTGATAAAATGGCCTCTATATTTTACACCCTCATTATCCCCATGCTGAATCCCTTGATCTATAGCTTGAGGAACAAGGATGTAAAATGTGCACTACAAAAGATGTGGACAAAGGTATGCAGTATCTTTTCTTAA
- the LOC101537703 gene encoding olfactory receptor 8K3-like: MISMDKHNLTGLKEFILLGITHRPELQAPLFVLFLVIYMISLVGNLGMVILTKVDPRLQTPMYFFLRHLALTDLGYSTAVGPKMLVNFLVDKNSISYHLCATQLTFFDMFIVSELFILATMSYDRYVAICNPLLYTVIMSQRLCLLLVAIPYLYSTFLSLLVTIKIFNSSFCGYNVVSHFYCDCLPLLSLLCSNTYEIQLIIMSFCTFNLIFTLLVVVLSYLLILIAILRMKSAEGRRKAFSTCGSHLTVVTVFYGTLIFMYVKPKSSPSFDTDKMASIFYTLIIPMLNPLIYSLRNKDVKCALQKMWTKVCSIFS, translated from the coding sequence ATGATCTCAATGGACAAACACAATCTCACAGGGCTGAAGGAATTCATCCTCCTGGGAATCACACACCGCCCAGAGCTGCAGGCTCCCCTATTTGTGCTCTTCCTCGTCATCTACATGATCTCACTAGTGGGCAACCTGGGCATGGTCATCCTCACCAAGGTGGACCCCAGGCTGCAGacacccatgtacttctttctCAGACACCTGGCGCTCACGGATCTCGGCTACTCCACCGCAGTGGGACCCAAAATGTTGGTAAATTTCCTTGTAGATAAAAATTCAATTTCATATCATTTATGTGCTACACAGTTGACTTTCTTTGACATGTTTATTGTTAGTGAACTTTTTATCCTAGCAaccatgtcctatgaccgctatgtggccatctgcaacccTCTGCTCTATACAGTCATCATGTCCCAAAGGTTGTGTTTGTTGCTGGTGGCAATTCCCTATCTCTACAGCACCTTCCTTTCACTTCTGGTCACTATCAAAATCTTCAATTCCTCCTTCTGTGGCTATAATGTTGtcagtcatttctactgtgactGTCTCCCCTTGTTATCTTTGCTCTGCTCAAATACTTATGAAATACAGTTGATTATTATGTCTTTCTGcacttttaatttgatttttactcTTCTGGTGGTTGTCTTATCTTATCTGCTCATCCTCATTGCCATCCTCAGGATGAAGTCAGCTGAGGGGAGACGCAAAGCTTTTTCCACCTGTGGATCCCACTTGACTGTGGTCACTGTGTTTTATGGGACTTTGATATTTATGTATGTGAAACCCAAGTCCAGTCCCTCCTTTGACACTGATAAAATGGCCTCTATATTTTACACCCTCATTATCCCCATGCTGAATCCCTTGATCTATAGCTTGAGGAACAAGGATGTAAAATGTGCACTGCAAAAGATGTGGACAAAAGTATGCAGTATCTTTTCTTAA